Proteins from one Prevotella sp. E2-28 genomic window:
- a CDS encoding DUF4738 domain-containing protein, with amino-acid sequence MLRNIKYGITVLLVLLSFVACKQQTTGASGDEEAEDLEAKAMLQGIWIESETEEVSFRAEGDTIFFPDSTSQPSYFRIVSDSFCLGDNRYAIVKQTEHLFWFQNQTGEEVRLEKSDNGEDSLAFFGGKPEILSLSDVLKIDSVVQYGGERYHWYIAVNPTKYKVANTTYNSDGVSVENIYYDNIIHVSLFRGSTRLFSQDIKKQMFADKVPPAFLEQAILGNMKYDHIDSRGVHFNANICVPDGASCYLVETLIGFDGQLTKTLLEY; translated from the coding sequence ATGTTGCGCAATATTAAATATGGTATAACAGTCCTTTTGGTCTTGCTGTCATTTGTTGCTTGTAAGCAGCAAACAACAGGGGCTTCTGGTGATGAGGAGGCTGAAGACCTTGAAGCGAAAGCTATGTTGCAAGGCATCTGGATTGAGAGCGAGACTGAGGAGGTGTCGTTTAGGGCAGAGGGTGATACAATATTCTTTCCTGATTCTACGAGTCAACCCTCTTATTTCCGTATAGTAAGTGATTCATTCTGTCTTGGAGATAATCGTTATGCTATTGTCAAACAGACCGAACATCTGTTCTGGTTCCAAAATCAGACAGGTGAAGAGGTGCGTTTGGAGAAGAGCGATAATGGTGAGGACTCGTTGGCTTTCTTCGGTGGTAAACCGGAAATATTATCATTGTCTGATGTCTTGAAGATTGATTCGGTCGTTCAGTATGGAGGCGAGCGTTATCATTGGTATATTGCGGTGAATCCAACGAAGTATAAAGTCGCCAATACAACTTATAATAGTGATGGTGTCAGTGTGGAGAATATCTATTACGACAATATTATCCATGTGAGTCTTTTCCGTGGCTCAACTCGTCTGTTCTCGCAAGATATCAAGAAGCAGATGTTTGCCGACAAGGTGCCTCCGGCTTTCTTGGAACAAGCTATATTAGGTAATATGAAATACGACCACATTGATTCTCGTGGTGTGCATTTCAATGCAAATATTTGTGTTCCTGATGGCGCAAGCTGCTATCTGGTGGAGACGCTTATCGGTTTTGACGGTCAGTTGACAAAGACATTATTAGAATACTAG
- the rfbC gene encoding dTDP-4-dehydrorhamnose 3,5-epimerase: MNFIETAIKGVYVIEPKVFNDARGYFFEAWKQAEFETHIEKVNFIQDNESKSSYGVLRGLHYQKGEFAQAKLVRVIKGRVLDVAVDLRKSSLTFGQHVMVELSEDNKRQFFIPRGFAHGFLVLSDEAIFTYKVDNIYAPQAEAGICWNDPALNITWPIDEHDVLTSEKDLRQPLLKDAVLFD, encoded by the coding sequence ATGAATTTTATAGAGACAGCAATAAAAGGTGTATATGTTATAGAACCGAAAGTGTTTAATGATGCACGTGGCTATTTCTTTGAAGCTTGGAAGCAAGCAGAGTTTGAGACTCACATAGAAAAGGTGAATTTTATTCAGGACAATGAGTCAAAATCTTCTTATGGCGTACTGCGTGGACTTCATTATCAGAAAGGGGAATTTGCCCAAGCCAAATTGGTGCGTGTCATAAAGGGGCGTGTGCTTGATGTGGCTGTTGATCTTCGCAAGAGTTCATTAACCTTTGGACAGCACGTTATGGTAGAATTGAGTGAAGATAATAAGCGTCAGTTCTTTATACCTCGTGGCTTTGCTCATGGCTTCTTGGTGCTGAGTGATGAGGCTATCTTTACATATAAGGTAGATAATATATATGCTCCTCAGGCTGAGGCAGGCATCTGTTGGAATGATCCTGCGTTGAATATCACATGGCCAATTGATGAACATGATGTGCTGACAAGTGAAAAGGATTTGCGCCAGCCATTGTTAAAGGATGCGGTTTTGTTTGATTAA
- a CDS encoding SPOR domain-containing protein, with amino-acid sequence MIELERHIEILLLSNDCVIVPGLGGFMAHHVDARYDETDNTFLPPLRTLGFNPRLTMNDSLLVQSYVEAYDISYPEALRRIEAEVVEIQQHLEAKREYELNDIGILRINEDGNMEFEPCEAGILTPYLYGLSSFEMPTLTIETLEETEATESQDATEMLEESAITIKMSWLRNAVAAAAAIVAFFMISTPISNSDATVDIQQSAFFAFPQQNHSNTEQTTDSIKDGLTSVETENHIAQTEAIESEEAHTAPSFCIVLASQVTQKNAEIFIEQLNKEDYKEARLLKNKKNMLRVVYGNYTNETEAANNLRTLRCQSEHFADAWVMEIKD; translated from the coding sequence GTGATTGAACTAGAAAGACATATTGAGATTCTATTGTTGAGCAATGATTGCGTCATTGTTCCAGGCCTTGGAGGCTTCATGGCCCACCATGTTGATGCCCGTTACGATGAGACGGACAACACCTTCCTGCCTCCACTCCGTACGCTTGGTTTCAATCCACGTCTCACGATGAACGACTCGCTACTTGTTCAATCCTATGTTGAGGCATACGACATCAGCTACCCAGAAGCTCTTAGACGTATTGAGGCTGAGGTTGTTGAGATTCAACAGCATTTAGAGGCAAAGAGGGAGTATGAGCTCAATGACATTGGCATTCTCCGCATTAACGAAGATGGCAATATGGAATTCGAGCCATGTGAAGCAGGTATTCTGACACCTTATTTATATGGTCTCAGTTCATTTGAAATGCCGACATTAACCATCGAGACGCTAGAAGAAACCGAAGCAACAGAGTCTCAAGATGCGACAGAGATGCTTGAAGAAAGTGCCATCACGATTAAGATGTCATGGCTGCGTAATGCGGTTGCTGCCGCTGCAGCTATTGTGGCATTTTTCATGATTAGCACCCCTATATCAAATAGCGATGCTACTGTTGATATTCAGCAAAGTGCTTTCTTTGCATTCCCCCAACAGAACCATAGCAATACAGAACAGACTACAGACAGCATAAAGGACGGCCTAACATCCGTAGAAACAGAAAATCACATTGCTCAAACAGAGGCAATCGAGTCAGAAGAAGCACATACAGCACCTTCTTTCTGCATCGTTCTTGCCAGCCAGGTTACACAGAAGAATGCTGAAATCTTCATTGAGCAGCTCAATAAAGAAGACTACAAAGAAGCACGTCTGCTGAAAAACAAGAAAAACATGCTGCGTGTAGTCTATGGCAACTATACCAACGAGACCGAGGCTGCCAACAACCTGCGCACCCTGCGCTGCCAAAGCGAGCACTTTGCTGACGCATGGGTTATGGAGATTAAAGACTAA
- a CDS encoding FHA domain-containing protein, with amino-acid sequence MKRVRCPKCENYITFDETKYTDGQSLVFQCPECNKQFGIRIGVSKLKNTQKEENKQLADNNASADEMPCGSIVVIENVFHYKQIIPLQMGDNVIGRHQKGNPINTPFETVDPSVDLNHCTINVSRDKQGQLKYILRDNNSNTGTFVHNVEIPPRERRVIESGTLFTIGATSIILKGPNEEE; translated from the coding sequence ATGAAGCGCGTACGCTGCCCGAAATGTGAAAACTACATCACATTTGACGAAACGAAATACACAGACGGACAATCGCTCGTATTTCAATGCCCAGAATGCAATAAGCAGTTTGGCATCCGCATTGGTGTATCAAAACTAAAGAACACCCAAAAGGAAGAGAACAAGCAACTGGCCGACAATAACGCATCAGCCGATGAGATGCCATGCGGGAGTATTGTAGTCATTGAGAACGTGTTCCACTATAAGCAGATTATCCCCCTGCAGATGGGAGATAACGTGATTGGACGTCATCAGAAAGGCAATCCGATTAACACGCCTTTTGAAACGGTTGACCCCAGCGTGGACCTGAATCACTGTACGATTAACGTGAGTCGCGACAAGCAAGGCCAACTGAAGTATATTCTCCGTGACAACAACAGCAACACGGGCACATTTGTTCACAACGTTGAGATTCCACCACGCGAACGACGCGTCATAGAAAGCGGCACATTGTTTACTATCGGTGCCACTAGTATTATCCTAAAAGGCCCTAACGAAGAGGAATAA
- a CDS encoding xylulokinase — protein MAMRYLLGFDVGSSSVKASLVNADSGKCVASAFFPEKEAPIMAVKTGWAEQDPNSWWEYAKLSLKKIMAESGATAEEIKAIGISYQMHGLVCVDKNYKPLRPAIIWCDSRAVPYGEAAFRDLGSEQCLSHLLNSPGNFTAAKLAWVKENEPELYNNIYKVMLPGDYLALRLSGVANTTVSGLSEGMFWDFKENQVAKFLLDYYGFDQSLIADIVPTFSEQSVVSEAAAAELGLKAGTPITYRGGDQPNNALSLNVLNPGEIAATAGTSGVVYGVLGDVNYDPKSRVNTFAHVNHQADQTRLGVLLCINGTGILNAWVHRNITPGIGYAEMNDLAAQAPIGSEGVTIIPFGNGAERVLENREIGCSINGLNFNKHSQAHLVRAAQEGIVFSFCYGMEIMQQMGMDIKKIHAGKANMFLSPLFRDTLAGVSGATIELYDTDGSVGAAKGAGMGAGIYKDANEAFASLEKLQVIEPDEKHRADYAAAYAAWKETLANKLK, from the coding sequence ATTGCAATGAGGTATTTATTAGGATTTGATGTCGGCAGTTCTTCTGTTAAGGCATCGTTAGTCAACGCCGATAGCGGCAAGTGTGTGGCTTCTGCTTTCTTCCCTGAGAAGGAGGCGCCTATTATGGCTGTAAAAACCGGATGGGCAGAGCAGGATCCTAATTCGTGGTGGGAGTATGCCAAACTCTCTCTAAAGAAAATTATGGCAGAGAGTGGGGCAACTGCCGAGGAAATCAAGGCAATTGGTATCTCTTATCAGATGCATGGCTTGGTTTGTGTGGATAAGAACTACAAGCCCCTTCGTCCGGCAATTATTTGGTGTGATTCCCGTGCAGTGCCTTATGGTGAGGCTGCATTCCGTGATCTGGGCAGTGAACAGTGTCTTTCTCATCTGTTGAATTCACCTGGTAACTTTACTGCAGCCAAACTGGCATGGGTTAAAGAGAATGAGCCCGAGTTATATAATAATATATATAAGGTGATGCTGCCTGGCGATTATCTCGCATTGCGTTTGTCTGGTGTGGCTAATACCACGGTCAGCGGTCTCTCTGAAGGAATGTTCTGGGACTTTAAGGAGAACCAGGTTGCGAAGTTCCTGCTTGACTATTACGGCTTTGATCAGTCATTGATTGCTGATATTGTTCCTACTTTCTCTGAGCAGAGCGTTGTTTCTGAGGCTGCAGCTGCAGAGTTGGGACTCAAGGCTGGAACACCTATTACTTATCGTGGTGGCGACCAGCCTAATAATGCCCTTTCGCTCAATGTGCTGAATCCTGGTGAGATTGCTGCTACAGCAGGTACCTCTGGTGTTGTTTATGGTGTGCTTGGTGATGTTAACTACGATCCGAAGTCGCGTGTGAATACCTTCGCTCACGTCAACCATCAGGCTGACCAAACTCGTCTAGGTGTTTTGCTTTGTATCAATGGTACCGGTATCCTGAATGCTTGGGTACATCGTAATATTACTCCTGGCATCGGCTATGCAGAGATGAACGATCTGGCCGCTCAGGCTCCTATTGGCAGTGAGGGCGTGACCATCATTCCTTTTGGAAATGGTGCAGAGCGTGTGCTTGAGAATCGTGAGATAGGTTGCTCTATCAACGGTCTTAACTTCAATAAGCATTCACAGGCTCATTTGGTACGTGCTGCTCAGGAAGGTATCGTGTTCTCGTTCTGCTATGGTATGGAAATCATGCAGCAGATGGGTATGGATATCAAGAAGATTCATGCGGGTAAGGCTAACATGTTCCTCAGCCCATTGTTCCGTGATACGTTGGCTGGTGTGAGCGGTGCTACTATCGAACTTTATGATACTGATGGTTCAGTAGGTGCAGCCAAGGGTGCCGGTATGGGTGCTGGTATCTATAAGGATGCTAATGAGGCCTTCGCTTCTTTGGAGAAGTTGCAGGTTATCGAACCCGACGAGAAGCATCGTGCTGACTATGCTGCTGCTTATGCTGCATGGAAAGAGACACTGGCAAATAAACTGAAATAG
- a CDS encoding response regulator transcription factor, with the protein MKKKILILDDKETIAKVLSIYLMSDYDVQWLPDGLQGVKWLQAGNTPDLIISDIRMPGMRGDDFLEWIKQNELFSNIPVIMLSSEDSTSERIRLLEIGAEDYIVKPFNPMELKIRVKKILPN; encoded by the coding sequence ATGAAAAAGAAAATTCTAATACTTGACGACAAAGAGACTATTGCAAAGGTGCTCTCTATATACTTGATGAGCGACTATGACGTGCAATGGTTACCTGATGGACTGCAAGGTGTGAAATGGCTTCAGGCTGGCAACACGCCTGACCTTATCATCTCTGACATCCGTATGCCAGGTATGCGTGGCGACGACTTCCTGGAGTGGATTAAGCAGAATGAGCTGTTCAGCAACATTCCTGTGATTATGCTCTCAAGTGAAGACTCTACCAGCGAGCGTATTCGCCTTCTTGAGATTGGTGCTGAAGACTATATCGTGAAGCCCTTCAACCCCATGGAGTTGAAAATCCGCGTCAAAAAGATTTTGCCGAACTAA
- a CDS encoding sugar transferase, which yields MVGVIYLGKNPQSEERLKYLPGKHLIFKKDYFEVADECNSHKLYDHYIIFFEKTTLEADTPAIIYLKKCCKNIYIILLTPRLSEEERKQYQLSGINDTLDINASVTIISKKLQFVCDREDMLFDSVVTKKKVLQFKIPLWKRLFDIVFSSLAIILLSPIMILTVIAIKLESPGPALFKSKRVGTNYLIFDFLKFRSMYVDAEKRLKELSKTENQYAKHQKEDEDDASSSLNQHFFENEMMPDLGPEANAMISDDEVMLIGDDFVVAEADFSKQKEEDINNAFVKIENDPRVTKVGRIIRKYSIDELPQLFNILKGDMSIVGNRPLPLYEAEKLTVDSSIDRFMAPAGLTGLWQVEERGKGGKMSAEERKQLDIKYGQTYSLGLDLKIIFRTLFAFVQKEDV from the coding sequence ATGGTTGGTGTCATATACCTTGGAAAGAATCCTCAGTCAGAAGAACGCTTAAAGTATCTTCCTGGCAAGCATCTCATTTTTAAGAAAGATTATTTTGAAGTCGCTGACGAGTGTAACTCACACAAACTCTACGACCATTATATTATTTTCTTTGAAAAGACAACACTAGAAGCAGACACACCAGCCATTATTTATCTAAAGAAATGTTGTAAGAACATTTATATCATTCTTCTTACGCCACGCCTTTCCGAAGAAGAGAGAAAACAATACCAGCTAAGCGGTATTAACGACACGCTGGACATCAACGCTTCCGTTACAATCATCAGCAAGAAACTGCAATTTGTATGTGACAGAGAAGACATGCTCTTTGATTCGGTAGTTACAAAGAAAAAGGTTCTGCAATTTAAAATTCCCCTTTGGAAGCGCCTCTTCGATATCGTATTCTCATCATTGGCCATCATACTTCTGTCGCCAATTATGATACTCACAGTTATCGCTATCAAATTGGAGAGTCCTGGCCCTGCATTGTTTAAATCAAAACGAGTTGGCACTAATTATCTGATTTTCGACTTTCTTAAGTTCCGCTCAATGTATGTTGACGCAGAAAAACGTCTAAAAGAGCTTAGCAAGACCGAAAACCAATATGCCAAGCATCAGAAAGAGGACGAGGATGATGCGTCATCATCCCTGAATCAGCATTTCTTTGAAAATGAGATGATGCCCGACTTAGGCCCAGAAGCAAACGCAATGATCAGCGATGACGAAGTGATGCTCATTGGTGATGATTTTGTGGTAGCAGAAGCTGACTTCAGCAAACAGAAGGAAGAAGATATCAACAATGCGTTTGTAAAGATTGAGAACGATCCGCGCGTTACCAAAGTAGGACGAATCATCCGAAAATACAGCATCGACGAATTACCACAGCTTTTCAATATATTAAAAGGCGACATGTCTATTGTTGGTAATCGTCCTCTCCCACTCTATGAAGCTGAGAAACTGACTGTCGATTCAAGTATTGACCGCTTTATGGCACCCGCAGGACTTACAGGTCTGTGGCAGGTTGAAGAGCGCGGAAAAGGCGGTAAAATGTCTGCAGAAGAGCGCAAGCAACTTGACATCAAATATGGCCAGACCTATTCTTTAGGTCTAGATCTAAAAATAATTTTCCGTACACTTTTTGCTTTTGTGCAAAAAGAGGACGTATAA
- a CDS encoding TolC family protein has protein sequence MMKYLFTIAILTICLTTSAQTADDSGISAGFFDSSQDKDINFSEFKLPPLAVLFENAKSNPNILQLAKMEEIAQAEVTKQKKHIFSYVSGHASASYGLSDIWTGSQGTGYGSGMVWQPHTSEQSYWNVGVNVSVPLEDILDLGHSVKRKRLEVENAKIKKDAAFDQLKLEIITIYVRITNNLVALKTAGENAAAYQGASSLNEVEFHHGNMEIEDYAYTGQRGQSAVSIYQSLLTQITTDIVTLEILTHTPIITNTTTEITLDSTVEKSKRQIAKENKAVQKRIRKTAEEEEKREKKYLKEEAKENKEKSKAAAKENKE, from the coding sequence ATGATGAAATACCTTTTCACAATAGCCATTCTCACTATTTGTCTCACGACATCAGCCCAAACTGCTGACGATAGTGGAATAAGTGCAGGATTCTTTGACTCAAGTCAGGACAAGGACATAAACTTCTCTGAATTCAAATTACCCCCACTGGCTGTTCTGTTTGAAAATGCGAAATCAAATCCAAACATCTTACAATTGGCAAAGATGGAAGAGATTGCGCAGGCAGAAGTAACGAAGCAGAAAAAGCATATCTTCTCGTATGTTAGCGGTCACGCGAGCGCTAGTTATGGTTTGTCAGATATTTGGACTGGTTCTCAAGGCACAGGCTATGGCTCTGGCATGGTGTGGCAGCCTCACACCAGTGAGCAAAGCTATTGGAATGTCGGTGTCAACGTCAGTGTTCCACTTGAAGATATCCTTGACTTAGGACATTCTGTAAAACGTAAACGCCTTGAGGTTGAAAATGCAAAGATTAAGAAAGATGCAGCTTTCGACCAGTTGAAATTAGAAATCATAACGATCTATGTTCGAATTACTAACAACCTTGTAGCGCTGAAAACCGCAGGTGAAAACGCAGCAGCTTATCAAGGAGCTAGTTCTCTGAACGAAGTAGAATTTCATCATGGAAACATGGAGATTGAGGACTATGCTTATACTGGACAGAGAGGACAGTCTGCTGTTAGCATATACCAATCACTGTTAACACAGATTACAACCGACATTGTCACTCTAGAGATTCTTACGCACACGCCTATCATCACTAACACAACGACAGAGATTACGCTTGACAGCACTGTCGAAAAGTCAAAGAGACAGATAGCCAAAGAAAATAAGGCCGTACAAAAACGGATTAGGAAGACTGCAGAAGAGGAAGAGAAACGTGAGAAGAAATATCTCAAGGAAGAAGCAAAGGAAAATAAAGAGAAATCCAAAGCTGCAGCCAAAGAGAACAAAGAATAA
- a CDS encoding O-antigen ligase family protein gives MNSYKTTSKSSNVGRVLLLFLLFSLAIYEFVHAGFNTFAIVCALPILALSGILVFRHGNLAFWTLIFVNYFLQLKDLSLPIPASLPNEMLEILLLAIAAIKSKLVPIDRVGSIMFGALLVWCGFCVLEVLNDTCNIGINVGAWYAGARMMAFQLMYAYLVFTLYINTPNVLVKYLVIWGSLALFAVVWVWKQKNIGFTHAEDVWIHSRGYSTHILQGGTLIRYFSIYSDAANFGIGIASTGVAFTIFGITCKIKKLKYFFLTVGAGCIWAMFPSGTRTAIVCLAAGFVAYIFLSKSIKIAVPFIAVFATAFFLLAFTTIGNGNQQIRRMRSAFDKNDASANQRTVNQQTMKKYMKEAPWGIGLGMGADNVPANNKFRLMSTIAPDSEYVFIWLRTGEIGITMFLITTVIMLLGACWISLFKIQNPSLRGIGAGLCCAFVSQQLGGYGNQVLMQFPNALVFYGGLTIVYILPHIENEWTEYETKQLAIQEEKKRLKLEKEESIKSIRGRW, from the coding sequence ATGAATTCGTACAAGACAACATCCAAAAGTTCAAATGTAGGAAGAGTACTTCTTCTCTTCCTACTTTTTTCACTTGCCATTTACGAATTTGTACATGCAGGCTTCAACACCTTTGCTATAGTCTGTGCCTTACCGATATTAGCATTATCAGGTATTCTTGTTTTCCGACATGGCAATCTCGCTTTTTGGACGCTTATCTTTGTCAACTATTTTCTCCAGTTAAAAGATCTATCCTTACCGATTCCTGCATCATTGCCAAATGAAATGCTGGAGATTCTACTATTAGCAATTGCTGCAATAAAATCAAAATTGGTTCCTATTGACCGTGTTGGGAGCATTATGTTCGGTGCCCTACTGGTATGGTGTGGCTTCTGTGTTTTGGAAGTGCTGAATGACACATGTAACATCGGTATTAATGTGGGGGCTTGGTATGCAGGAGCACGTATGATGGCCTTTCAGCTGATGTATGCTTATTTGGTATTTACATTATATATCAATACGCCAAATGTTCTGGTAAAATACTTAGTTATTTGGGGATCTTTAGCGCTGTTCGCCGTTGTCTGGGTATGGAAACAAAAGAACATAGGTTTTACGCACGCAGAGGATGTGTGGATTCATTCACGTGGTTACTCCACTCACATCCTACAAGGTGGAACACTTATCCGCTATTTTTCTATCTATAGTGATGCCGCAAACTTTGGTATCGGCATCGCATCTACAGGCGTTGCTTTTACAATCTTCGGTATTACCTGTAAGATAAAGAAACTGAAATACTTCTTCCTAACAGTTGGTGCAGGCTGTATCTGGGCTATGTTCCCATCAGGAACACGTACTGCCATCGTCTGTTTGGCTGCGGGATTCGTTGCATATATTTTTCTTTCGAAATCAATTAAGATTGCAGTTCCATTCATCGCGGTATTTGCAACAGCCTTTTTCCTCTTGGCTTTTACGACAATTGGAAATGGTAATCAGCAGATTCGAAGAATGCGCTCCGCATTTGATAAAAATGACGCTTCCGCCAATCAGCGAACAGTCAATCAACAAACCATGAAGAAATACATGAAAGAGGCACCATGGGGAATTGGCTTAGGTATGGGAGCGGATAATGTGCCGGCAAACAACAAATTCAGGCTTATGTCAACGATTGCCCCTGACTCAGAATATGTATTTATCTGGCTGAGGACAGGAGAAATCGGTATAACGATGTTCCTAATTACCACGGTTATTATGCTTTTGGGAGCTTGTTGGATTTCATTATTCAAGATTCAGAATCCGTCTTTACGTGGAATTGGAGCTGGCCTATGTTGTGCGTTCGTGTCACAACAATTAGGAGGATATGGAAACCAGGTTCTCATGCAGTTTCCAAATGCACTTGTGTTCTATGGAGGATTAACGATTGTATATATCCTACCTCACATAGAAAACGAATGGACAGAATATGAAACCAAGCAGTTAGCCATCCAAGAAGAAAAGAAACGGCTAAAGCTTGAAAAAGAAGAAAGCATCAAGAGTATAAGAGGCAGATGGTAG
- a CDS encoding glycosyltransferase family 2 protein, with the protein MVELSIITVNYNGLHDTCALIETIPFNEFSLEMIVVDNASKEDEAAIISKRYPQVKAIRSEKNLGFAGGNNLGIKAAQGKYLFFINNDTVFNYNEPLSTANAFQSIIDRLESSKEIGMVCPKIRFAWDDNPIQFAGFTPLSRLTIRNHSIGFGEKDRGQHNTAHPTPYAHGAAMLVKREALEKVGMMPECYFLYYEELDWSMMFTRAGFTIFYEPACTIYHKESQSTGSCSPLKTYYLTRNRLLLSKRNIPMPQRLLTYSYLIGLVALRDICKYTIQQKRDLAKAVIRGVNDFLHNIQGPLPTNYI; encoded by the coding sequence ATGGTAGAATTATCTATAATAACGGTCAACTACAATGGGCTTCATGACACATGCGCATTGATTGAGACAATACCCTTCAATGAGTTTTCATTGGAGATGATTGTAGTAGATAATGCCTCAAAGGAAGACGAAGCGGCTATTATTTCAAAACGCTACCCTCAGGTAAAAGCAATTCGTAGTGAAAAGAACCTCGGTTTTGCTGGAGGTAATAACCTTGGAATAAAAGCGGCGCAGGGAAAATATCTATTCTTTATCAATAACGATACTGTTTTCAACTATAACGAGCCCCTTAGTACTGCTAACGCTTTTCAATCTATAATTGATCGTTTAGAGAGTTCAAAAGAGATAGGAATGGTGTGTCCAAAAATTCGATTCGCATGGGATGACAATCCTATTCAATTTGCTGGTTTTACCCCACTTTCCCGTTTAACCATAAGAAATCATTCTATTGGATTTGGCGAGAAAGACCGAGGACAACACAACACAGCTCACCCTACCCCATATGCACATGGCGCTGCCATGTTAGTTAAGCGCGAAGCACTGGAAAAAGTAGGAATGATGCCCGAATGTTACTTTCTATATTACGAAGAACTTGACTGGTCTATGATGTTCACTCGAGCCGGCTTTACTATTTTTTATGAGCCTGCCTGCACCATTTATCACAAAGAAAGCCAATCAACAGGTAGTTGTAGTCCACTGAAGACCTATTACCTAACAAGAAATAGACTTCTCCTGTCCAAAAGAAACATACCAATGCCTCAGCGGCTATTAACCTATTCTTACCTAATTGGATTAGTTGCATTACGTGATATCTGCAAATACACGATACAGCAAAAAAGAGACTTGGCAAAAGCCGTAATAAGAGGTGTTAATGATTTTCTTCATAATATTCAAGGACCACTCCCTACAAATTATATATAA
- a CDS encoding glycosyltransferase family 2 protein, with protein sequence MDLWWILYIFDWILFVPVAFTVAYILFFSIMALSKSRTNIPKAKQQSRYIVLIPSYKSDKKILETVNTVLGQTYSQRNFDIVVISDHQNEMINMRLAQLPITLLTPNFARSTKVKALQYAILNLPQFKIYDAVILLDAGNIVDPEFIEQVNDAFESAGTKAIQTRRMARNLDTPVARLDTIFEEINNTVFRRGHLAIGLSSSLNSSGSVFDFLWFKRNIMKIRSSVGEDKELEALLLRDSIYIDYFDEIHVYDEKTRKVHDFNLQRGRWTYIQLHNLLNNFRFLPFAFMNNQYDLVDKVIQWLLIPRTIMMGIISIMCVILPFIYFTLAIKWWLITVIALFAYALATPDYLVSKHWDRDFLLAPFITIGALYNIFRAGKDESGTRLDAFSHMIQKFKIQVKRK encoded by the coding sequence ATGGATTTATGGTGGATTCTCTATATTTTTGATTGGATACTGTTCGTGCCTGTAGCATTTACAGTAGCCTACATCCTCTTTTTTTCTATAATGGCTTTATCAAAGTCACGCACAAATATTCCTAAAGCCAAACAACAAAGCCGCTATATAGTTCTCATACCTTCATACAAAAGTGACAAGAAGATACTAGAGACAGTCAATACCGTATTAGGACAAACTTACTCCCAACGTAATTTTGATATTGTCGTTATATCCGATCATCAAAATGAGATGATTAATATGCGACTAGCACAATTGCCAATCACTCTGCTAACACCTAATTTTGCGAGAAGCACAAAGGTAAAAGCTCTTCAGTATGCGATACTAAACCTACCACAATTCAAGATTTACGATGCTGTTATACTGCTTGATGCAGGTAATATCGTTGATCCCGAATTCATTGAGCAGGTCAATGATGCTTTTGAATCTGCCGGTACCAAGGCTATTCAGACCCGACGTATGGCAAGAAACCTTGATACGCCTGTAGCAAGACTTGACACCATTTTTGAAGAAATCAATAATACCGTCTTTCGCCGTGGCCATTTGGCAATCGGCTTATCCTCGTCTTTGAACAGTTCCGGATCTGTATTTGATTTCCTTTGGTTCAAACGAAACATCATGAAAATCCGTTCTTCTGTCGGTGAAGACAAAGAACTTGAGGCTCTGTTATTACGTGATAGTATCTATATAGACTATTTTGACGAGATTCACGTCTATGATGAGAAAACTCGTAAGGTACACGACTTTAATCTCCAACGCGGCAGATGGACTTATATCCAACTTCACAATTTGCTGAACAATTTCCGTTTCCTGCCTTTCGCTTTTATGAATAATCAATATGACTTAGTTGACAAAGTCATTCAATGGCTACTAATCCCACGCACTATTATGATGGGCATTATCTCTATTATGTGCGTGATATTACCTTTCATCTACTTTACTCTAGCCATAAAATGGTGGTTAATAACTGTTATTGCACTTTTTGCATATGCATTGGCTACCCCTGATTATCTTGTTAGCAAGCACTGGGATCGAGACTTCCTGCTTGCTCCTTTCATTACGATTGGTGCACTATACAATATATTCAGAGCAGGAAAAGACGAATCTGGAACCCGCCTAGATGCATTCAGTCATATGATACAAAAATTCAAAATACAAGTAAAGCGAAAGTGA